In Brevibacillus brevis NBRC 100599, a single genomic region encodes these proteins:
- the gabT gene encoding 4-aminobutyrate--2-oxoglutarate transaminase encodes MSKQRQFVNVAAGVPGPKGAALIEKRKQFVPKGVGNNTPVFVESASGALVTDVDGNTYIDFAGAIGTLNAGHCPPEVVEALKAQLDKYIHPCFHVGMYEPYVALAEKLTQITPGSFEKKTMLANSGAEAVENAVKIARKYTGRPGIISFSRGFHGRTLLGMSLTSKVKPYKFQMGPFAPATYKAQFPYPLNKPESMTDDEYAQFCVRQFEDFLLTEVAPEEVAAVIMEPIQGEGGFIVPPVSFVQGVYNICKKHQILFISDEIQTGFGRTGAMFASTHFGIEPDIITMSKSIAAGLPISAVTGRAEIMDAPNPGEIGGTYGGSPLGCVAALAVIEKMEREDLSGRAQVIGDKIKAHFHALQKEFPVIAEVRGLGAMCAVEFIDPTTKQPAKELVAGLTKGCYESGVIVLSAGVHSNVLRFLSPLVITDEQLEEALDIMTDVLKSQYVTN; translated from the coding sequence ATGTCCAAACAACGTCAATTTGTAAACGTAGCTGCAGGTGTGCCAGGTCCTAAGGGAGCGGCCCTGATTGAAAAAAGAAAGCAGTTCGTTCCAAAAGGTGTCGGCAACAACACCCCTGTTTTTGTAGAGTCAGCTTCAGGTGCATTGGTTACGGATGTAGATGGCAATACGTACATCGATTTTGCCGGAGCGATCGGGACACTGAATGCCGGACACTGCCCGCCGGAAGTAGTTGAGGCACTGAAAGCGCAACTCGACAAATACATTCATCCTTGCTTCCATGTAGGGATGTATGAGCCATATGTGGCTTTGGCTGAGAAGCTGACGCAAATCACCCCAGGCAGCTTTGAAAAGAAGACGATGCTCGCAAACAGCGGAGCAGAAGCAGTAGAGAACGCGGTGAAAATCGCCCGCAAATACACAGGACGCCCAGGCATCATTTCTTTTAGCCGCGGCTTCCATGGTCGTACGCTTCTCGGCATGTCCCTGACTTCCAAAGTGAAGCCGTACAAATTCCAGATGGGTCCATTCGCTCCAGCTACGTATAAGGCGCAATTCCCTTATCCACTGAACAAGCCGGAATCCATGACAGATGATGAGTACGCGCAATTCTGCGTGCGTCAGTTCGAGGACTTCCTCTTGACTGAGGTTGCACCGGAAGAAGTGGCTGCCGTGATTATGGAACCGATTCAGGGAGAAGGCGGCTTTATTGTTCCGCCTGTGTCCTTCGTTCAAGGTGTCTATAACATTTGTAAAAAGCATCAAATCCTATTTATTTCCGATGAGATCCAAACAGGCTTCGGTCGTACTGGCGCCATGTTTGCTTCTACCCATTTCGGTATCGAGCCAGATATCATCACCATGTCCAAATCCATCGCGGCAGGCTTGCCCATCTCTGCGGTTACGGGACGCGCAGAAATCATGGACGCGCCAAACCCGGGTGAGATTGGCGGTACCTATGGAGGAAGCCCGCTTGGCTGTGTAGCGGCGTTGGCAGTCATTGAGAAAATGGAGCGCGAAGACCTGTCTGGTCGTGCACAGGTGATCGGGGACAAGATCAAAGCGCATTTCCACGCGTTGCAAAAAGAGTTCCCTGTAATCGCAGAGGTGCGCGGACTGGGTGCGATGTGCGCCGTAGAATTTATCGATCCGACAACCAAACAACCGGCGAAGGAGCTCGTTGCTGGCTTGACCAAAGGCTGCTACGAGTCTGGCGTCATCGTGCTTTCTGCTGGCGTCCACAGCAACGTACTGCGCTTCCTGTCTCCACTGGTTATTACAGACGAGCAACTGGAAGAGGCGCTGGACATTATGACGGATGTACTGAAAAGCCAATACGTGACGAACTAA
- a CDS encoding sigma-54 interaction domain-containing protein has product MKKEESTQKWMSRVLEAIVETSRDHLLITDHEGYIRLVGDSSYEVYGIGKEELLGKNVIELEKRKVFSPSVTRKVMDAKTPQTIMQEIPGGRKLMVTAFPVWNEDGSMHSVISYSHDLTEIMELKRRYEGLTEQLKQFETEIEELREKHQEGFVAVSQPMQAIERLIKKVAAVDSTVLILGESGVGKNVIAKEIHRNSRRAGGQFVEINCGSIPEGLLESELFGYEAGSFTGAAKQGKQGIIEMANQGTLLLDELGELPLTLQAKLLKVIQEKRLQRVGSTQYRDVDFRLIAATNRDLEKMVKEGKFRQDLYFRLNVVPIHVPPLRNRPEDIAALLKRVVRSLNERYGMDKRLDPAVTHALMQHEWPGNVRELENVLERMVVTADEEVITPSHLPAEIRLAGEEQVAMEPSLATSKMSLREALEQVEEKWLRYASEHCRTTGEIAEFLGISQPSVVRKLQKYRIRSK; this is encoded by the coding sequence ATGAAGAAAGAAGAGAGCACACAGAAGTGGATGAGCCGCGTATTGGAAGCCATTGTTGAAACGTCTCGCGATCATTTGTTAATCACGGACCATGAGGGGTACATCCGGTTGGTTGGCGATTCGTCCTATGAAGTATACGGCATCGGGAAGGAAGAGCTCTTGGGCAAGAACGTCATCGAGCTGGAAAAAAGGAAGGTCTTTTCTCCATCTGTCACGCGAAAAGTCATGGATGCCAAGACGCCGCAGACGATCATGCAAGAAATACCCGGCGGTCGAAAGCTGATGGTGACGGCATTTCCCGTCTGGAACGAGGATGGCAGCATGCATTCGGTCATCAGCTATTCCCATGACCTGACTGAAATTATGGAATTGAAACGGCGCTACGAAGGTCTTACTGAGCAGCTCAAGCAGTTTGAAACCGAGATTGAGGAGCTGCGCGAAAAGCATCAGGAGGGCTTCGTGGCAGTGAGTCAGCCGATGCAAGCCATTGAGCGTCTCATCAAAAAAGTGGCGGCTGTCGATTCGACTGTCCTGATCCTCGGGGAATCGGGGGTCGGGAAAAATGTGATCGCAAAAGAGATTCATCGCAATAGTCGTCGTGCGGGTGGACAATTCGTGGAGATCAACTGTGGCTCGATCCCGGAGGGCTTGCTGGAATCCGAGCTGTTTGGCTATGAGGCTGGTTCGTTTACAGGAGCCGCCAAGCAGGGCAAGCAAGGGATTATCGAGATGGCGAACCAAGGGACTCTCCTCTTGGATGAGCTGGGGGAACTGCCGCTGACGTTGCAGGCCAAGCTGTTGAAGGTGATTCAAGAAAAACGGCTACAACGCGTTGGGAGCACACAGTACCGCGACGTGGATTTTCGTTTGATTGCCGCCACCAATCGCGATTTGGAGAAGATGGTGAAGGAAGGGAAGTTTCGGCAGGACCTGTATTTTCGCCTGAATGTTGTCCCGATCCACGTCCCGCCTTTACGAAATCGGCCAGAGGATATCGCGGCTCTCCTGAAGCGCGTCGTGCGCTCGCTCAATGAACGCTACGGAATGGACAAGCGTCTGGACCCTGCTGTCACACATGCCTTGATGCAGCACGAGTGGCCCGGCAATGTGCGCGAGCTGGAGAACGTCTTGGAGAGAATGGTGGTCACAGCGGACGAAGAGGTGATCACTCCTTCGCATCTACCTGCGGAAATCAGGTTGGCAGGGGAAGAGCAGGTAGCCATGGAGCCGAGTCTGGCTACTTCCAAGATGTCGCTTCGGGAGGCACTGGAGCAGGTAGAGGAAAAATGGCTGCGCTATGCATCCGAGCACTGCAGGACCACGGGAGAAATCGCGGAGTTTCTCGGCATTAGCCAGCCCTCTGTCGTACGGAAGCTGCAAAAGTATCGGATTCGTTCCAAGTGA
- a CDS encoding class I SAM-dependent methyltransferase has translation MVYFLRNGYPVYAVDQSVKAIEAVQRLASQLAPSWSAEHARVEPIESMSFEKESFDFIISNAVLHFAENEEHFRQMLEELWRVLKPGGIQFMRLASSIGIEDAVQPLGNERYLLPDGSTRFLVNERTMVGMTEKLQGVFLEPIKTVNVAGQRCMSTWVIKKNG, from the coding sequence TTGGTCTACTTTTTGCGAAATGGCTATCCGGTATATGCGGTTGACCAATCGGTAAAAGCCATCGAGGCTGTACAGCGATTGGCATCGCAACTGGCGCCGAGCTGGTCAGCGGAGCACGCTCGTGTGGAGCCGATTGAGAGCATGAGCTTTGAAAAAGAAAGCTTCGATTTCATCATCAGTAATGCCGTTCTACATTTTGCTGAAAACGAAGAGCATTTTCGCCAGATGCTAGAGGAGCTGTGGCGGGTACTGAAGCCAGGAGGCATTCAATTCATGCGCCTTGCTTCCTCGATCGGGATTGAGGATGCTGTACAGCCACTAGGAAACGAACGTTATTTGTTGCCGGATGGAAGCACTCGTTTTCTCGTAAATGAACGGACGATGGTAGGCATGACGGAAAAACTGCAAGGCGTGTTCCTGGAGCCAATCAAAACGGTGAATGTAGCCGGACAGCGTTGCATGAGTACGTGGGTAATCAAAAAGAATGGCTAA
- a CDS encoding BlaI/MecI/CopY family transcriptional regulator, with protein MDEQPRISDAEWEIMKVIWEKSPATAADVIHALRDNKTWKDNTIKTLLSRLLQKGILTYEQVNRVYYYSPVLTEEECKRQERQSFLQRVYGGALKPMLVHFLKEEKLSSQEIDELKKILSEKEK; from the coding sequence ATGGACGAGCAACCGCGAATCTCGGATGCCGAGTGGGAAATTATGAAGGTCATCTGGGAAAAGTCACCCGCTACAGCAGCCGATGTCATCCACGCCCTGCGAGACAACAAGACGTGGAAAGACAACACAATCAAAACCTTGCTCAGCCGCCTGTTGCAAAAGGGTATTCTCACCTATGAGCAGGTCAATCGCGTCTACTATTACTCTCCTGTGCTCACTGAGGAAGAATGCAAGCGCCAAGAGCGCCAATCCTTTTTGCAGCGCGTGTACGGCGGGGCCTTAAAGCCCATGCTGGTTCACTTTTTAAAAGAGGAAAAGCTATCCTCCCAAGAGATTGACGAGCTGAAAAAAATCCTTTCCGAAAAGGAGAAATAA
- a CDS encoding M23/M56 family metallopeptidase, protein MDWQWFTLTLNQAFTWTLYNSLEASLLVLLILLCQQLGKKHFSIRWHHAVWFLLLWKLAVPWSIDSSISLYNWLPPSPWTSMQEVPPPTEPIVLAAEALHLHESALQPDASLANEASFSWISLLSLIWIGGVAIFAITMTRSTYQLLSQLKSDGFVQDEAVLRVFSHCQKQMGISKSIPLRMSHQMTSPALMGIWQPQIWLPANLLDKLNEHELRHIFLHELAHWKRRDIPVNSIMSVLLILNWFNPLLWYAASRMRQDQEMACDALALTYLQETEVPRYGYTMIKMLELYADAKQIHFTAGFSSSKKQVKRRIEMIRHFQKRAYTWTLSGIVVVLALGVFTLTDAKKVLGNEQTFVVPAEGTIKSPMDQTIGLQILNDLNTPVQAAATGKVLKAEYDTKTGKGNQVILEHAGGYQTVYSHLEKLEVTAGTTVTQGQLIGLLGSTGRSTGPHLAFQVLENGIPVDPMKLLENSKTQQ, encoded by the coding sequence GTGGATTGGCAATGGTTCACACTCACCCTCAATCAAGCATTTACGTGGACACTGTATAACTCCCTCGAGGCTAGTCTTCTTGTGCTCCTGATCTTGCTCTGCCAGCAGCTCGGCAAAAAGCATTTCTCCATCCGCTGGCACCACGCCGTATGGTTCCTGCTTCTCTGGAAGCTCGCGGTTCCTTGGTCGATAGACAGCTCGATCAGTTTGTATAACTGGCTGCCTCCTTCGCCTTGGACATCCATGCAGGAAGTGCCCCCGCCTACGGAACCGATTGTTCTCGCTGCTGAGGCTTTACATCTGCATGAATCTGCCCTCCAACCAGATGCCTCTCTTGCAAACGAAGCGAGCTTTTCCTGGATCAGCCTGCTTTCCCTCATCTGGATCGGCGGTGTCGCCATCTTCGCTATCACCATGACTCGCAGTACATACCAATTGCTCTCACAGCTAAAAAGCGATGGGTTCGTACAGGATGAAGCTGTTTTGCGCGTCTTTTCCCACTGCCAAAAGCAGATGGGCATCTCCAAATCCATTCCCCTGCGCATGAGTCATCAGATGACAAGCCCAGCCTTGATGGGAATCTGGCAACCGCAAATCTGGCTGCCAGCAAATCTTTTGGACAAGCTCAATGAGCATGAGCTGCGCCACATCTTTTTACATGAGCTGGCGCATTGGAAAAGACGAGATATTCCTGTGAACAGCATCATGAGCGTGCTGCTGATCCTCAACTGGTTCAACCCGCTGTTATGGTACGCCGCTTCTCGCATGCGTCAGGATCAGGAAATGGCTTGTGATGCCTTGGCTTTGACTTATTTACAGGAGACAGAGGTACCTCGCTACGGATACACCATGATCAAAATGCTCGAGCTGTATGCCGACGCCAAACAAATTCACTTCACAGCCGGGTTCTCCAGCTCCAAAAAACAAGTAAAAAGGAGAATAGAAATGATTCGTCACTTTCAAAAACGGGCGTATACGTGGACCTTATCTGGTATCGTGGTCGTCTTGGCTTTAGGCGTCTTTACTTTGACGGATGCAAAAAAAGTGCTAGGGAACGAGCAGACCTTCGTCGTCCCCGCAGAAGGTACAATCAAAAGCCCTATGGATCAAACGATCGGCTTGCAAATCTTAAACGACCTGAATACGCCCGTTCAGGCAGCCGCCACAGGTAAGGTACTCAAGGCTGAATACGATACAAAAACAGGGAAAGGCAACCAGGTCATTCTGGAGCATGCAGGCGGGTATCAAACTGTTTACTCTCATTTGGAAAAGCTGGAGGTCACCGCTGGCACTACTGTGACCCAAGGCCAGCTCATTGGTCTGTTGGGAAGTACGGGACGCAGCACGGGACCGCATCTTGCTTTCCAGGTTCTCGAAAATGGAATACCCGTTGATCCGATGAAGCTGCTGGAAAATTCGAAAACACAGCAGTAA
- a CDS encoding arylamine N-acetyltransferase family protein: MSELNALFRKRIGMPENETITFDTLDRLLDLTALAIPFENLCVTDERTSVISRQSIMEKILIRNEGGLCYELNPMLYFFLLENGFDAHLIRGVVYRHDVGEYYTIGRTHATILLTHEGQTYLLDTGFGSNLPLKPVPLTGETVSSRNGEFRIKKEQTEYGDYVLEMKLRHKDTDWRIGYTFDSQKLVTDETELNEIQTIIADHEQSPFNKSPLLTQLTERGNVTLTNSSFTQWVDGVMTKETIDEERFKKLAKQHFGL; encoded by the coding sequence ATGAGTGAGCTGAATGCCTTATTTCGGAAAAGAATCGGCATGCCTGAAAATGAAACGATTACCTTCGATACATTGGATCGCCTCCTTGATCTGACAGCATTGGCGATTCCTTTTGAAAACCTGTGCGTTACAGATGAGCGAACAAGTGTAATCTCCAGACAGTCCATTATGGAGAAGATATTGATCAGAAACGAAGGCGGTCTCTGCTACGAGCTCAATCCGATGCTGTATTTCTTCTTGCTGGAAAATGGCTTTGACGCCCATCTGATTCGCGGCGTTGTTTACAGGCATGACGTTGGCGAGTATTACACGATTGGCCGGACGCATGCCACGATTTTGCTTACACATGAGGGGCAAACGTATTTGCTCGACACGGGCTTCGGCTCGAACCTGCCGTTGAAGCCTGTTCCGTTAACCGGGGAGACCGTGTCTTCGCGCAATGGTGAGTTTCGGATTAAGAAAGAGCAGACGGAGTATGGCGATTATGTACTCGAAATGAAGCTGCGGCACAAGGATACGGACTGGAGGATTGGCTATACGTTTGATTCGCAGAAGCTGGTGACGGATGAAACGGAATTAAACGAGATTCAGACGATTATCGCTGATCATGAACAGTCTCCCTTCAACAAAAGCCCATTGCTTACGCAGTTAACGGAGAGAGGCAATGTTACGTTGACGAACAGTTCTTTTACGCAATGGGTGGATGGTGTTATGACGAAAGAGACAATTGATGAGGAACGGTTTAAAAAGCTGGCGAAGCAGCATTTTGGGTTATAA
- a CDS encoding sigma-54 interaction domain-containing protein: MVSLDLCKPAIEKVITSISDILNVDAAVINERGHLVVSTERYLKQKGENVHVPSIEFVLAKGQYVVDKPGSMEMCKGCRFLDSCPAKVELLSSIKVANHAIGVVSLTSFTKEGQNRLSKHTERYQQILTEVSEMITAIVQSHATRQTESSDDSMRLLEGALDTVADAYFTFDRSGNVIHTNASARRLLSQHDLLPAEVSRMLLPSLSGLTAHSLPIANCLVDKLDAPTEATPIIVNNQLIGGVLRVQRGSLTVPRLMDHQGSRSPGKADSLAQIVGNSPAIKQVKEMAMKIGNSNSTVLITGETGTGKGHLAKAIHEASTRAYSPFVAINCASIPENLFESELFGYEDGAFTGAKKGGKPGRFEMAEGGTLFLDEIGDMPLSLQAKLLRVLQEKVVERIGGTRSFPIHVRIIAATNQNLEELVEKKAFRADLYYRLNVIPIHVPSLAERKEDIELLAVSFMEKYGEQAGRTFFGIAREAINLLTHYHWPGNVRELENAIEYAMNMEQDTVLTADSLPPRLRARPLVAPSHSGPAIKVRVADAQADAIRASLQKHGSDLKGKQRVAEELGIGLRTLYRKLKLLGI; encoded by the coding sequence ATGGTTTCGTTGGATCTGTGCAAACCAGCCATCGAAAAGGTCATTACAAGCATTTCAGATATATTGAACGTGGATGCAGCGGTGATTAACGAGCGCGGCCACTTGGTCGTGAGTACGGAGCGCTACTTGAAACAAAAAGGGGAAAACGTGCATGTGCCCTCGATTGAATTCGTGTTGGCAAAAGGACAGTATGTGGTAGACAAACCCGGCTCCATGGAAATGTGCAAAGGATGCCGTTTTCTCGACAGCTGCCCCGCCAAAGTCGAGCTGCTCTCTTCTATTAAGGTAGCCAATCATGCAATCGGGGTCGTTTCCCTCACATCCTTTACGAAGGAAGGTCAAAATCGCCTGTCCAAGCATACAGAGAGATACCAGCAAATCCTGACAGAAGTCAGCGAGATGATTACGGCAATTGTACAATCCCATGCGACGAGACAGACCGAATCGTCTGATGACTCTATGCGGCTGTTGGAGGGAGCGCTCGATACCGTCGCCGATGCGTATTTCACCTTTGACCGAAGTGGCAATGTCATTCACACGAACGCCAGCGCACGTAGATTGCTGTCCCAGCATGACCTGCTTCCAGCGGAGGTTTCACGGATGCTGCTGCCGTCATTATCCGGGCTGACCGCGCATTCCTTGCCGATCGCCAATTGTCTCGTTGACAAGCTGGATGCTCCGACCGAGGCCACGCCGATCATCGTAAACAATCAACTCATCGGCGGCGTGCTCCGCGTGCAGAGGGGATCGCTAACCGTTCCGCGTTTGATGGATCATCAAGGGAGTCGTTCGCCCGGAAAAGCGGATAGCCTTGCTCAAATCGTGGGAAACAGCCCAGCCATCAAGCAGGTCAAAGAAATGGCGATGAAAATCGGTAACAGCAACTCCACGGTACTGATTACCGGCGAAACAGGGACAGGCAAAGGGCATCTGGCAAAAGCGATTCACGAGGCAAGCACCCGGGCTTACTCCCCGTTTGTCGCCATCAATTGTGCCAGCATTCCGGAAAATCTGTTCGAAAGCGAATTGTTCGGTTACGAGGACGGCGCGTTTACCGGAGCCAAAAAGGGAGGAAAGCCGGGGCGGTTCGAAATGGCAGAGGGAGGTACGCTTTTTCTGGATGAAATCGGCGATATGCCGCTCTCGTTGCAGGCAAAGCTACTGCGCGTCTTGCAAGAAAAGGTCGTGGAACGCATCGGCGGCACGAGGTCGTTTCCCATCCATGTACGAATCATCGCTGCGACGAATCAGAACCTGGAGGAGCTCGTGGAGAAAAAAGCGTTTCGTGCCGATCTGTACTATCGGTTGAACGTCATTCCGATACACGTCCCGTCACTCGCAGAGCGCAAGGAAGACATCGAGCTTTTGGCTGTTTCATTTATGGAAAAGTACGGAGAACAAGCAGGACGCACCTTTTTCGGAATAGCACGAGAAGCGATCAACCTGCTCACACACTATCACTGGCCAGGCAATGTACGGGAGCTGGAAAACGCCATCGAGTACGCCATGAACATGGAGCAAGACACGGTTCTGACTGCGGACAGCTTGCCTCCGCGCCTTCGTGCTCGTCCTCTTGTGGCTCCTTCGCATTCAGGTCCAGCTATCAAAGTGAGGGTCGCCGATGCACAGGCGGACGCCATTCGCGCTTCACTTCAAAAGCACGGCAGTGATTTGAAAGGAAAGCAGCGGGTAGCGGAAGAACTCGGGATTGGGCTCCGCACTTTGTATCGGAAGCTAAAGCTGCTCGGTATTTAA
- a CDS encoding SDR family NAD(P)-dependent oxidoreductase produces the protein MVNTNEVFHLQGKVALVTGAASGIGLATAKRLAQFGVNVMLLDINEELGEKAAQEIVAEGGSARYFTCNVVSQQDCREVTQAIEEAYGRIDILFNNAGVIRRKTVVELEEDDWDLVVDVSLKGAYNLSKFVIPVMAKTGGGSIINTGSGWGIKGGDKAAAYCAAKAGVVNLTRAMAIDHGPENIRVNCVSPGDTDTPLLREEARQLEKDEGAFLASSAQGRPLERLGTPQDIANAVLFFASDLSSWVTGSVLVVDGGGLA, from the coding sequence ATGGTAAACACGAACGAGGTATTCCATCTGCAAGGAAAGGTAGCCTTGGTGACAGGTGCTGCTTCCGGTATCGGACTTGCCACAGCGAAACGACTGGCCCAATTTGGAGTAAACGTCATGCTGCTTGATATCAACGAGGAGCTCGGGGAAAAGGCGGCACAAGAAATCGTAGCAGAGGGCGGGTCAGCCCGTTATTTTACATGCAATGTAGTTTCCCAACAGGATTGTCGTGAAGTAACGCAAGCGATCGAGGAAGCGTACGGTCGCATCGATATTTTATTCAACAATGCAGGCGTGATCAGAAGAAAGACGGTCGTCGAGCTGGAAGAGGACGATTGGGATCTGGTCGTCGATGTCTCCTTGAAGGGTGCTTACAACCTCTCCAAATTCGTCATCCCTGTCATGGCGAAAACAGGCGGGGGCAGCATCATCAACACTGGCTCTGGCTGGGGCATCAAGGGCGGTGACAAGGCGGCGGCCTACTGCGCGGCAAAAGCAGGCGTCGTTAACCTGACGCGGGCAATGGCGATTGACCACGGTCCGGAAAACATCCGTGTGAATTGCGTGTCACCAGGCGATACCGACACACCTCTGTTGCGTGAAGAAGCACGTCAGCTAGAAAAGGATGAAGGAGCATTCCTCGCCTCCTCGGCTCAAGGACGTCCGTTGGAGCGACTCGGTACTCCGCAAGATATTGCCAATGCTGTCCTGTTCTTTGCCAGCGATCTGTCATCCTGGGTGACGGGTTCCGTACTGGTCGTCGACGGCGGCGGTTTGGCTTAA
- the gcvPA gene encoding aminomethyl-transferring glycine dehydrogenase subunit GcvPA, producing the protein MSVQRYAHPYIPNSAPEVKEKMLTEIGFSSIEDIYADIPEELRLKDKMNIPKALTEYELERHVNQLMNKNQTTKENISFLGAGCWPHFVPAVCDEINSRAEFVTAYAGEPYEDKGRFQALFEYQSLVAELVDMDVVNVPTFDWAQAASTALRMAARITKRTELLVSKNIHPDKLMIIKNYTSPDLTVTLIDFENETGRLDLNDLKAKLSVDTAAVYFENPTFLGSVEVNGQIIADLAHAAGAICVVGVDPISLGVMEAPANYGADIVCGDLQPLGVHMHYGGGQSGFIATHDDPTYVMEYPSRLFGIAPTEVEGEYGFGDVAYDRTSFAKREKGKESVGTQTALWGITAGVYLATMGPVGMEEVGQGIMQRSQYAAKRLSSIPGVEAKFAAPFFKEFVIDFSQTGKTVKDINAALLAKGIFGGVDLTEHYPELGQCALYCVTEIHTQEDIDTLVTAIKNIV; encoded by the coding sequence ATGAGCGTACAGCGTTATGCCCACCCGTATATTCCGAATTCTGCACCTGAAGTAAAAGAGAAAATGCTTACCGAAATCGGCTTTTCCAGCATCGAGGATATCTATGCAGACATTCCCGAGGAGCTGCGCCTAAAAGATAAAATGAATATCCCGAAAGCTTTGACGGAATACGAGCTGGAGCGCCACGTCAATCAGCTGATGAACAAAAACCAAACGACGAAAGAAAATATCAGCTTTCTCGGCGCAGGCTGCTGGCCGCATTTTGTTCCGGCTGTCTGTGATGAAATCAACTCCCGTGCAGAGTTTGTGACCGCCTATGCTGGTGAGCCTTATGAAGACAAAGGCCGCTTTCAGGCGTTGTTCGAGTACCAAAGCCTCGTAGCTGAGCTAGTCGATATGGATGTCGTGAACGTTCCGACTTTTGACTGGGCACAGGCCGCTTCTACCGCTTTGCGCATGGCAGCACGTATCACCAAACGCACCGAGCTGTTGGTCTCGAAAAATATCCATCCCGACAAGCTCATGATCATCAAAAACTATACGTCTCCTGATCTTACCGTCACCTTGATCGATTTTGAGAACGAAACAGGCAGACTTGACCTGAATGATCTAAAAGCAAAGCTCAGTGTAGATACAGCAGCGGTTTATTTCGAAAACCCGACCTTCCTCGGCTCTGTGGAAGTAAACGGACAGATAATCGCAGACTTGGCCCATGCAGCAGGTGCCATTTGCGTAGTCGGCGTCGATCCCATCTCTCTTGGCGTAATGGAAGCTCCGGCGAATTACGGCGCGGACATCGTGTGCGGAGATTTGCAGCCGCTTGGCGTACACATGCATTACGGCGGTGGGCAATCCGGCTTTATTGCGACGCATGACGATCCGACCTACGTCATGGAATATCCGTCCCGCTTGTTTGGAATCGCTCCGACAGAGGTCGAAGGCGAATACGGCTTCGGAGATGTCGCGTACGACCGCACCTCTTTTGCCAAACGTGAAAAAGGCAAGGAGTCCGTCGGAACGCAAACCGCGCTATGGGGTATTACCGCAGGCGTGTACTTGGCGACGATGGGACCTGTCGGCATGGAAGAAGTCGGGCAAGGCATCATGCAGCGCTCCCAATACGCCGCCAAACGGCTCTCTTCCATTCCCGGAGTCGAGGCCAAATTCGCCGCTCCATTCTTCAAGGAGTTCGTGATCGACTTCTCCCAAACAGGCAAAACCGTCAAAGACATCAACGCTGCGCTTCTCGCCAAAGGAATTTTCGGCGGAGTTGATTTGACTGAACATTACCCGGAATTGGGTCAATGTGCGCTCTACTGCGTCACGGAGATTCATACCCAGGAGGATATTGATACACTCGTCACCGCCATAAAAAACATCGTGTAA